A region of Marnyiella aurantia DNA encodes the following proteins:
- a CDS encoding collagen binding domain-containing protein codes for MRPQNEIPASVLRRAAFFLAFVLLNFSFAFAQEKKVVEIHFENETVTVEKGSTFTNFLVIQNNSSEEITIQNIMPQEKYPGLLLYPKSDFTLGAGQSKRLPVKLIANLEFMKLRSNEIRFNISYTASTYAQTESASFFVKKDENKNIAVYTASYENFINPAEPHSSIRLYVENQGYSKRTVKIDLQSIPDGLEMIPAQQTLSLEGLEKQMVEIRIAVRKQNTLFPEFNINAVATDLADNEIVGSNTVHLVILSNNRQIARGNETVSGSNFAEVGYNENSSGFNYLQLRGNTAFAVAPNMSARLNLGADYFLEEGRYNLYDTWLEVERKNTVLRVGNINGNDYDYAVYGRGGKISTRLGTTGQVEILAVENNFNLYGNYFQQAEGSKMAGAKYSFGNGKTFNGKASYIFDHDPRFGVDTQVANAVSSFLITEKQSVRVEAGLSHEKGLTNKDENAGASMGFNYSGTLGKWDIQSDNSFATKSYAGLKRGSFFSNQRVGLRVTDSQRAFVQYQNSQVDPEFLSFQSAPVQAGNAENVRYYFNSTEALGTGYQVSLKDWNFLIAPKVERQKTANFYNSQELFSYRLETNIGTALGAHGLNLTAEYSYSKENENPDWFNSLKTTLSYRYKSFSLNGTAQWNATNVFDLNSFYDVDRNFANYNVYASYNFQMLGNDLIGSFSAGTSYSELYKNLNSNVTGNLEYKISPSWSSTGYFNFSGYKSNAAFGSSGSYYQYRVGIKKYFASATAPGNHKVTVQLFEDKNYNGLLEAGEPVLAGEIVKLDSFVAMTDKNGKVVFQNVPQGTYILKVNESAGARLMMDPVMMVSSNINRKVGLVKNIRLTGKLTEIRQAYDVLETDVTGIVVYAKSEDGTVHTSVVNQNNEFEFFLKDGKYEVYIENDKYSYTQPVQTVQVTKEGFTDTVVFEYKKKDTTIKVKKF; via the coding sequence TTGAGACCACAAAATGAGATACCAGCTTCGGTCCTTAGAAGAGCAGCCTTTTTCTTGGCCTTTGTTCTTCTGAACTTTTCTTTCGCCTTTGCGCAGGAAAAGAAGGTGGTGGAAATTCATTTTGAAAATGAGACCGTAACAGTGGAGAAAGGTTCCACTTTTACCAATTTTCTGGTTATTCAGAATAACAGTTCTGAAGAGATTACCATTCAGAATATAATGCCTCAGGAAAAATATCCGGGTTTGCTGTTATATCCTAAAAGTGATTTTACTCTGGGTGCCGGTCAGTCCAAACGTCTGCCGGTAAAACTCATTGCCAATCTGGAATTCATGAAACTGAGATCCAATGAGATCAGGTTCAATATTTCTTATACTGCTTCAACGTACGCCCAAACTGAGAGTGCTTCTTTCTTTGTTAAAAAAGACGAAAACAAAAACATCGCGGTTTACACGGCTTCTTACGAGAATTTCATCAATCCTGCCGAGCCACACTCTTCCATTCGGCTATATGTGGAAAATCAGGGTTACAGTAAACGGACCGTTAAAATCGATCTGCAATCCATTCCCGATGGCCTGGAGATGATACCTGCACAGCAAACGTTATCTCTGGAAGGTCTTGAAAAGCAGATGGTTGAAATCAGAATCGCGGTAAGAAAACAGAATACACTTTTCCCGGAATTCAACATTAATGCGGTAGCAACCGATCTTGCCGATAATGAAATCGTGGGCAGCAATACTGTTCATCTTGTAATTTTGTCAAACAACAGACAGATTGCACGCGGAAACGAAACCGTGAGCGGAAGTAATTTTGCCGAAGTGGGTTACAACGAAAACAGTTCAGGTTTCAATTATCTTCAGCTACGCGGAAACACAGCGTTTGCGGTAGCTCCAAATATGAGCGCACGGCTGAATCTGGGGGCAGATTATTTTCTTGAAGAAGGACGTTATAACCTCTATGATACCTGGCTGGAAGTTGAGAGAAAAAATACGGTTCTGCGTGTGGGAAACATTAATGGCAACGATTACGATTATGCCGTTTATGGCCGCGGTGGCAAAATTTCAACCAGGCTCGGAACAACCGGTCAGGTGGAGATTTTGGCTGTGGAGAATAACTTTAACCTTTATGGTAATTACTTCCAGCAGGCAGAAGGCTCTAAAATGGCAGGTGCAAAGTATAGTTTTGGAAACGGTAAAACATTCAATGGTAAAGCTTCCTATATATTCGACCATGATCCGCGCTTTGGTGTAGACACACAGGTAGCCAATGCGGTTTCCTCTTTTTTAATTACTGAAAAACAAAGTGTACGGGTGGAGGCGGGCTTAAGCCACGAAAAAGGCCTAACCAACAAAGACGAAAATGCCGGTGCTTCCATGGGATTTAATTACAGTGGCACACTGGGAAAATGGGATATTCAGTCGGATAATTCATTTGCCACAAAAAGTTATGCAGGCCTTAAGCGTGGGTCATTTTTCTCAAACCAGCGTGTTGGTCTCCGGGTTACAGACTCGCAGCGCGCCTTTGTACAATATCAGAACTCGCAGGTGGACCCGGAATTTCTGAGCTTTCAGAGTGCACCTGTTCAAGCCGGAAATGCCGAAAATGTCCGCTATTACTTCAACAGTACCGAAGCTTTAGGAACAGGTTACCAGGTTTCTCTTAAGGATTGGAATTTCCTGATAGCTCCTAAGGTCGAAAGACAGAAAACAGCCAATTTTTACAATTCGCAGGAGCTCTTTTCTTACCGTTTGGAAACAAATATCGGTACTGCATTAGGTGCGCACGGATTAAATCTGACCGCAGAATATTCCTACTCGAAAGAGAACGAAAATCCCGATTGGTTCAACAGTCTTAAAACGACGTTATCGTACAGGTATAAATCCTTTTCATTGAACGGAACCGCGCAGTGGAACGCCACCAATGTCTTTGATCTGAATTCCTTTTACGATGTGGACCGTAATTTTGCCAATTACAACGTATATGCCTCCTATAATTTTCAGATGCTTGGTAATGATCTTATTGGATCATTTTCGGCCGGCACCTCTTATTCTGAACTTTATAAAAACCTGAACAGCAATGTAACCGGAAATCTGGAATATAAAATTTCACCTTCTTGGTCGTCTACAGGTTATTTTAATTTTTCGGGTTATAAATCCAATGCGGCTTTTGGAAGCAGCGGCAGTTATTACCAGTACCGTGTTGGAATCAAAAAATATTTTGCCTCAGCCACCGCTCCTGGAAATCATAAAGTAACTGTCCAGTTGTTTGAGGATAAAAACTATAACGGGCTTCTGGAAGCAGGCGAACCGGTACTTGCCGGTGAAATTGTGAAACTGGACAGTTTTGTGGCAATGACAGATAAAAACGGAAAAGTGGTGTTCCAGAATGTGCCCCAAGGCACTTACATACTTAAGGTAAACGAGAGCGCCGGTGCCCGCCTTATGATGGATCCTGTAATGATGGTAAGCAGCAATATTAACCGTAAAGTAGGTTTGGTGAAAAACATCAGGCTGACTGGTAAACTGACAGAGATTAGGCAGGCTTACGATGTTTTGGAGACTGATGTAACAGGTATCGTGGTGTATGCGAAAAGTGAGGACGGCACGGTACATACCTCTGTTGTAAACCAGAATAATGAGTTTGAATTCTTCCTGAAAGACGGAAAATACGAAGTTTATATCGAAAATGACAAATACAGCTACACGCAGCCTGTACAAACTGTTCAGGTAACCAAAGAAGGTTTTACAGATACCGTGGTTTTTGAATATAAGAAGAAAGACACCACCATAAAGGTGAAAAAGTTTTAA
- a CDS encoding Fn3-like domain-containing protein: MRKFIHLFTFFLILAGTSSLLAQSISMSPTRLFFTGNPGEKVTQTVTLHNSSDKDYVFNLNYKDWVREEDGNKVYLEAGSSKISNAAWVSTLENSVTVPAGAKKEITVTMQIPANAPKSVTNSMLFFTQLPQQADQARVQNGIGIITLFEVGLHIFYTPPGNSVKSLDITNIAEVSTDNSAGRKVAVSIQNDGNTINDATVEFELTDTDTGKEIKLPAISISMLPNTNQLVKFSLPENISGNFLGVAIIKMAGSNDLRVGEKNFKF; this comes from the coding sequence ATGCGCAAGTTTATTCACCTTTTCACTTTCTTCCTTATCCTCGCAGGTACCTCGTCACTTTTGGCACAGAGTATCTCTATGTCGCCTACGCGTCTGTTTTTCACAGGTAATCCCGGGGAAAAAGTAACACAAACGGTTACGCTTCACAACAGTTCGGATAAGGACTATGTTTTTAACCTCAATTATAAAGATTGGGTTAGGGAAGAAGACGGCAATAAAGTTTATCTTGAGGCAGGCAGTTCAAAAATTTCAAATGCTGCCTGGGTTTCCACACTCGAGAACTCCGTAACAGTTCCCGCGGGAGCCAAAAAGGAGATTACTGTAACCATGCAGATTCCGGCTAACGCGCCAAAGTCGGTTACCAACAGCATGTTATTTTTTACTCAGCTTCCTCAGCAGGCCGATCAGGCACGTGTTCAGAACGGAATTGGTATCATTACCTTATTTGAAGTGGGACTTCATATCTTTTATACGCCACCGGGAAACAGCGTAAAAAGTCTGGATATTACCAATATTGCAGAGGTTAGTACTGATAATTCAGCAGGCAGAAAGGTAGCCGTAAGCATTCAGAATGACGGAAACACAATTAACGATGCCACGGTGGAATTTGAACTGACCGACACTGACACCGGTAAGGAAATAAAACTACCTGCCATTTCAATCTCCATGCTGCCAAATACCAATCAGCTGGTTAAGTTTTCTTTGCCAGAGAATATTTCAGGAAACTTCCTGGGCGTAGCCATCATTAAAATGGCAGGCTCCAATGATTTACGTGTAGGCGAAAAAAACTTTAAATTCTAA
- a CDS encoding peptidoglycan-binding protein LysM: MKNQFAIAALTFGAIVLGTNVQAQNSTATTTVNITLSDVISIDAGSTAITGVVAFNYATAADYNSEKTVPQANALKITSTKPFNVKVKAGGANFVHGTTATNIIPVDVLTIKAASNAGTMGGTKSAVVLSSSDQNLVTNAPLGSALTLNLDYTIPAAQSSSAKILGKPAGTYTQTVTYTATAL; the protein is encoded by the coding sequence ATGAAAAATCAATTCGCAATTGCAGCCTTAACTTTCGGAGCCATCGTATTAGGAACTAATGTTCAGGCGCAGAATTCTACCGCTACTACAACTGTAAATATTACCCTAAGTGATGTGATCTCTATCGACGCGGGAAGTACTGCAATTACGGGTGTGGTTGCATTTAATTATGCTACTGCTGCGGATTACAATTCAGAGAAAACAGTTCCTCAGGCAAACGCTTTGAAAATAACTTCAACTAAGCCCTTTAATGTGAAAGTAAAAGCCGGTGGCGCGAATTTCGTTCACGGCACCACTGCAACCAACATCATCCCAGTAGATGTTTTAACAATTAAAGCTGCCAGCAATGCCGGAACCATGGGCGGAACAAAAAGTGCTGTAGTTTTGTCTTCATCAGACCAGAATTTAGTTACAAATGCTCCACTTGGAAGTGCCTTAACACTGAACCTGGATTATACGATTCCTGCAGCGCAGTCATCATCTGCCAAGATCCTGGGTAAACCGGCCGGAACTTATACGCAAACTGTTACTTATACTGCCACTGCTTTGTAA
- a CDS encoding peptidoglycan-binding protein LysM produces the protein MKNSFAIAVLTFGAIVLGTNTVQAQNHNATTTAKITLGDVISIDAGSTAIDGAIAFNYATAADYNTVQTVAQANALKVTSTKAFDVKVKAGGADFLNGTNKIPVNVLTIKAAAAPGSMGGTKSDVNLSTADQTLVADAPLGSALTLNLDYTIPAAKSSSADILGKPAGTYTQTVIYTATAK, from the coding sequence ATGAAAAATTCATTTGCAATCGCAGTCTTAACATTCGGAGCAATCGTATTAGGAACCAACACTGTTCAGGCTCAAAACCATAATGCTACTACAACCGCAAAAATTACCCTGGGCGATGTTATCTCTATCGACGCAGGAAGTACTGCAATTGATGGTGCAATTGCCTTTAACTATGCTACCGCAGCGGATTATAACACCGTACAAACTGTGGCTCAGGCGAACGCTTTGAAAGTAACTTCAACGAAGGCATTTGATGTAAAAGTAAAAGCAGGTGGTGCAGATTTTCTAAATGGAACCAATAAAATTCCGGTTAATGTTTTGACAATCAAAGCCGCTGCAGCTCCCGGTTCAATGGGTGGAACAAAATCTGATGTTAACTTATCTACAGCCGACCAGACTTTAGTGGCAGATGCTCCACTTGGAAGCGCATTAACGTTGAACCTGGATTATACCATTCCTGCAGCGAAATCGTCTTCAGCTGACATTCTGGGAAAACCCGCGGGAACTTATACACAAACAGTAATTTATACTGCGACCGCTAAGTAA
- a CDS encoding peptidoglycan-binding protein LysM, with translation MKKSFAIAALTFGVIVLGTNTVQAQNTTATTTATITLGDVISIDAGSSAIGGTVAFNYATAADYNSAQTVTQDNAIKVTSTKNFTVNVKAEGANFQNGVNLIPVNVLTIKAATGGNMAGTQNTVVLSTTNQPLIVNAPLGSARTLNIDYTIPAAKSSSSDILGKPAGVYTQKVIYTATAL, from the coding sequence ATGAAAAAATCATTCGCAATCGCAGCCTTAACCTTTGGAGTAATTGTATTAGGAACTAACACTGTTCAGGCTCAAAACACGACCGCCACTACAACAGCTACAATTACACTAGGTGATGTAATTTCTATCGACGCGGGAAGTAGTGCGATTGGTGGAACAGTGGCTTTTAATTATGCTACAGCGGCAGATTATAATTCAGCTCAAACAGTTACTCAGGATAACGCGATTAAAGTAACGTCAACAAAGAACTTCACTGTAAATGTAAAAGCGGAGGGTGCGAATTTCCAGAATGGAGTCAACCTAATTCCGGTAAATGTTTTAACGATTAAAGCTGCAACTGGAGGAAACATGGCAGGAACACAAAACACTGTAGTGTTATCTACAACTAATCAGCCGTTAATTGTAAATGCGCCACTTGGAAGCGCCAGAACGTTGAACATAGATTACACCATTCCTGCGGCGAAATCTTCATCTTCTGATATCTTAGGTAAACCTGCAGGTGTATACACTCAGAAAGTTATTTATACCGCCACAGCATTATAA
- a CDS encoding peptidoglycan-binding protein LysM, producing MKKQFLFASLVLIKVALGTNHVQAQNSESVTAAVSINLADVISMDVGTAASEGSVNFNYANTADYNSAQNVTVPNSLVIISSKNFDVKVKSEGANFVSGSNAIPVDVLKVKAVSGGTLMGTMNEVTLSTADQVLVSNAALGYRQSLNIAYSISAEKASKVLLGKPKGTYVQKVIYTATAL from the coding sequence ATGAAAAAACAATTCCTTTTTGCTTCGCTGGTTCTGATAAAGGTCGCATTAGGTACAAATCACGTACAGGCGCAAAATTCTGAGTCGGTTACCGCGGCAGTCAGCATTAATTTAGCTGACGTTATTTCAATGGATGTGGGAACTGCCGCTTCAGAAGGAAGTGTTAATTTCAATTATGCGAATACGGCAGATTATAATTCTGCCCAGAATGTGACTGTTCCCAACAGTTTGGTTATCATTTCATCCAAAAACTTCGACGTTAAGGTAAAATCTGAGGGCGCCAATTTTGTAAGTGGCTCAAACGCTATCCCGGTTGATGTTCTAAAGGTAAAGGCAGTATCAGGTGGAACCTTAATGGGAACTATGAATGAGGTTACATTGTCAACTGCTGACCAGGTATTGGTGAGTAATGCGGCTTTGGGATACAGACAGTCTTTAAATATTGCCTATTCTATTTCAGCCGAAAAAGCCTCAAAGGTCCTCCTTGGAAAGCCTAAGGGAACTTACGTCCAAAAGGTTATTTATACCGCCACAGCATTATAA
- the ytxJ gene encoding bacillithiol system redox-active protein YtxJ, producing MSLLNRLFGGNDSQGEEKDRAFWKILTSEQMLEDAVKKSHEKKVVLFKHSTRCFISQTVLKNFEREVKSSDKDAEYYFLDLLAFRNLSNRISELFDIEHQSPQMIVLENGKAIKNASHNSISLDLV from the coding sequence ATGAGTTTACTAAACAGACTATTCGGAGGGAATGACAGTCAAGGGGAAGAAAAAGACCGGGCTTTTTGGAAAATCCTGACTTCCGAACAGATGCTGGAAGATGCTGTAAAGAAATCGCATGAGAAAAAGGTGGTGCTGTTCAAACATTCCACCAGATGCTTCATCAGCCAGACCGTTTTGAAAAATTTTGAAAGGGAAGTGAAATCGTCTGATAAGGACGCCGAGTATTATTTTCTCGATTTGCTGGCCTTCCGTAATTTGTCCAACAGGATTTCCGAACTCTTTGATATTGAGCACCAAAGCCCGCAAATGATTGTGCTGGAGAACGGCAAGGCCATAAAAAATGCGTCTCATAACAGTATTTCGCTGGATTTAGTTTAG
- a CDS encoding DUF1569 domain-containing protein, which produces MLNSLHRLCDQDELKQRLSCLAEDASPTWGRMNATQMLKHCRLVLEIPLGKVTVPAPPRIIRFIGIVTKNEMKLFNNGIPRNMPTFAELRAYECANFESEMVELLHTLDQYCEFADAEKLPDLHPLFGKMQPKDWGFLEYKHLHHHLKQFGL; this is translated from the coding sequence ATGCTGAACAGTCTGCACCGCCTCTGTGACCAGGACGAACTTAAGCAGCGTCTTTCCTGCCTGGCAGAAGATGCTTCTCCCACATGGGGGCGTATGAATGCCACGCAAATGCTGAAGCACTGCCGCCTTGTGCTTGAGATTCCACTGGGGAAAGTTACGGTTCCGGCACCGCCGCGCATCATACGCTTCATTGGGATAGTGACTAAAAATGAAATGAAACTTTTCAACAACGGTATTCCCCGCAATATGCCTACTTTTGCTGAGTTGCGTGCTTACGAATGTGCAAATTTCGAAAGCGAAATGGTAGAACTTTTGCATACTCTGGATCAGTACTGCGAATTTGCAGATGCTGAAAAACTTCCGGATTTACACCCATTATTCGGCAAGATGCAACCAAAAGACTGGGGTTTTCTGGAGTACAAACATTTACATCATCACTTAAAACAATTTGGATTATGA
- a CDS encoding YfiT family bacillithiol transferase, whose product MNNMEEYRFPLGKYEPAGEISDADVDDYIRVLKDFPGRLKNIVESWTDDMLDTPYRPGGWTVRQLVNHMADSHMNSYIRFKLALTEDNPVIKPYNEARWAELQDSFTIDIKPALRILKGLHQRWVYELKALTNRELERTFVHPEQQKKITLRESLAFYAWHCSHHLAHIENLKKEKGW is encoded by the coding sequence ATGAATAATATGGAAGAATACAGATTCCCATTGGGAAAATATGAACCCGCAGGAGAGATCAGTGATGCCGATGTAGACGATTACATCCGTGTCCTCAAGGATTTTCCCGGCCGCCTGAAGAATATCGTAGAGTCCTGGACAGACGATATGCTGGATACGCCCTACCGCCCGGGTGGATGGACGGTCCGGCAGTTGGTGAATCATATGGCCGACAGCCATATGAACAGTTATATTCGGTTTAAACTTGCACTTACCGAGGATAACCCCGTTATTAAACCATATAATGAAGCCAGGTGGGCCGAACTACAGGACAGTTTTACGATAGACATTAAACCGGCATTGCGGATCCTGAAAGGCTTGCACCAGCGATGGGTATATGAGTTGAAAGCTTTAACCAACCGCGAACTGGAACGCACCTTCGTGCACCCTGAGCAACAGAAAAAAATAACACTTCGTGAGAGTCTGGCTTTCTACGCCTGGCACTGCAGCCATCATCTTGCCCATATTGAAAATCTGAAAAAAGAGAAGGGCTGGTAA
- the pncA gene encoding bifunctional nicotinamidase/pyrazinamidase codes for MKKALIIVDVQNDFCEGGALAVPGAGQIVPYINLLLKDNQYDQVVLSQDWHPADHKSFASTNNRKVGEKINLNGIPQFMWPDHCVQGTAGAEFHPDLDQSKVTHIIQKGKNAEFDSYSAFQDNNHFMKTGLEDFLKYHDIQLVEIAGLALDYCVKATCLDAVQAGFITCLHFHGTKAVNVKPENGRDAIYEMLENSVTVLG; via the coding sequence ATGAAAAAAGCCCTGATAATAGTAGATGTACAGAATGATTTTTGCGAAGGCGGTGCGCTGGCCGTACCGGGTGCCGGGCAGATCGTCCCTTACATAAATCTTTTACTGAAAGATAACCAATATGACCAGGTGGTCCTTAGTCAGGACTGGCATCCTGCTGACCATAAAAGTTTTGCCTCCACAAATAACCGGAAAGTTGGTGAAAAAATCAACCTGAACGGAATCCCTCAGTTTATGTGGCCCGACCATTGTGTGCAGGGCACAGCAGGCGCAGAGTTTCACCCGGATCTTGACCAGTCTAAAGTGACACACATCATTCAAAAAGGAAAAAATGCAGAATTCGACAGTTACAGTGCCTTTCAGGATAATAACCATTTTATGAAAACCGGTTTGGAGGATTTCCTGAAATACCACGATATTCAACTTGTTGAAATTGCTGGTTTGGCTCTGGACTATTGCGTGAAGGCCACCTGTCTTGATGCCGTACAGGCCGGCTTTATTACCTGCCTTCATTTTCACGGCACGAAAGCGGTGAATGTAAAGCCTGAAAACGGCCGCGACGCCATTTATGAAATGCTTGAAAATTCCGTAACAGTACTGGGATAA
- a CDS encoding dihydrofolate reductase family protein, whose translation MRKTIAVINLTLDGVSDHTAGIPDSELHQHYTALLNECGVILYGRTTYELMEYWREILEKPGDDSSMNSFAQAIHHIPKVVFSRTLRNCSDMWETAQVATRSLEDEVKALKKVANKDILVGSPSLIIQLLNLNLIDECQFCIHPVIAASGARLFDSVSRRTLLKLLKAKILGNGSVILYYEPVSNHSTG comes from the coding sequence ATGAGAAAAACAATAGCAGTCATTAACCTGACCCTGGACGGAGTCAGCGACCATACAGCCGGAATTCCGGACTCGGAGCTGCATCAGCATTATACCGCTTTGCTTAATGAGTGCGGTGTAATACTGTACGGCCGCACGACGTACGAACTTATGGAATACTGGCGGGAAATACTTGAAAAACCTGGGGATGATTCTTCAATGAACAGTTTCGCTCAGGCCATTCATCATATTCCAAAAGTGGTGTTTTCGCGCACACTCAGAAATTGTTCGGATATGTGGGAAACAGCACAGGTGGCAACACGAAGTCTGGAAGATGAGGTAAAAGCACTGAAGAAGGTGGCTAACAAGGATATTCTGGTGGGCAGCCCCAGTCTGATCATTCAGCTTTTGAACCTGAACCTGATTGATGAATGTCAGTTTTGCATTCATCCTGTTATAGCGGCCAGCGGCGCGCGCCTTTTTGATAGTGTCAGCCGGAGAACGCTGCTGAAATTACTCAAGGCAAAAATACTCGGTAACGGCTCGGTAATCCTGTACTATGAACCGGTCAGCAATCATAGCACAGGATAA